CCGGAGCGGACAGTGACATCGCATTGAACCTGGCCGAGCGGATCCGAGCGGCCGTGGAAGGCACGTCCTTGTGTGTCGATCCGGTGACGGTGAGCATCGGTGTCGCGGACTGCATGATCGGCGACGAACCGCTGGAAAGCCTCATTGCCCGGGCCGATGCGGCCCTTTATGAGTCCAAGCGCGGTGGGCGGAACCGCGTGACCCTTGCGTCGGCGCGCCCGGACGTTTCCGCGGCTTAGCTTCGGCTTTCGGTCTCTTCTGAGTGAGGCCTAGCGGCCGCCATCGCTTCTCTGAGCCTGCCGAGCCGGATCATGTTCCCGATCCAGACGGCCGTCGAAACGCCGATGATCAGACCCCATTGGACGCGGCCGTCATGGAAGAGCGCAGCGATGCCGGCAGCGACGAAGAGCGCCGAGAACCTGATCCAGTGTGTTGTTGCGTTCCAGTATCCGAGCGGAGTCCCGGGATCTGGAGCCTCGCATGGCACACCTTCGCTCTTGGCCGACGAGACGCGCAAGCCATAGATCCATCGCGCCACAGAGGGGACGACCGGCAACAAGACGAGCAGCCCCGCCGCGATCAGTCCCGAGCAGACCGCAACCTCGGCTCCTGGTGGGATCCGAACGATCGGCTCCATGACGTGGACATCATGGCATGCACGCTAGGGTCGCTGATCGGCTTCAATCGCTGGTGCCCGGGGAGGGACTCGAACCCTCACGCCCTTACGGGCAACGGATTTTAAGTCCGCTGCGTCTACCGTTCCGCCACCCGGGCCAACGGCGGAAGTATACGCCTCTGGCCCGGACCCAAGGCACGGTGTCCGGTCACCGACGCTGTGGCCCGAGCTTGACCTTGACCGACTCTCTCGTCTCGAAGAGGAGCCTGTCGACGTGATCGATCCGGATCAGCCCGTTCCTGGGGTCGTCCAGGTCGAGGATGACGTAGACCGTAAAGGAGACGAGGAGGGCGAACACGACGCCACCGAGCCGTGGATGCCAGCCGTGATACTCCGAGACGCGGCCGGCCAGGACCGCGCTGAGCAGAGCGAGCACGAAGAGCATTGCGACGATCAGCCAGGGGGTGTGCGTCCTGGCCGCGACCGCCCTCGCACCGGCCGCGTCGAAGACATCGTTCAAAGCAGGCACGAGCAAGACCCGGTCGGATTCGCGCGAGTTCGAGTCCGTCGCGGCGACGGTGTCCGTCCAGATCCGCTCTTGAAGAGCGGACGTGCGCCTCGTGACTGCTGCCAGGTCGCCGCGCCCGCTCAGGGCGCCGTTGAATTCGATCCGGGCCTCGGTGTAGGCCAAGAAAGACCGCCTGAGCGTCGTCCGTCCTGGTTCTCCCAAGAGGTCGAGGCGCATCACGGCCGTCCCGATCGCGTTGGCTTCGTCGACGGCCAGGTCCTTCCTGGCGTCCAGCCGGCCCGCAGCGAGGCTGAACGTGAAGGCCAAGACCAGCCCCAAAAGCGTGAAGACCGAGCCTTCGACGATGTTCAGACCTGCATCGGGCTCGCGGTCGCCCCGGTTTTTGGCGTTCTTCGAGAAGCGCCGGCCGGTTCCGACGCACACGAGCATGCCGACGAACAGGGCGACGGCGAGCAGGGCCGGAGGGAAGGGCATCCGTCCGCTATCATACAAGCCGTGGACGTCTCCCGGTGCCTGGACAAAGAAGGACGGATCTTGTTCTGGCCCATGAAGAAGGGCAAGGCGCTGCGGGGCCCCCTACTGGACCTGCTCGTCGAAGAGATCCCCAGAGGCGAGAAACTGACCGAACCAGAAGTCAACGAGGCGATCAAAGCCAAGATCGCGACCATGGACCACGCCTACTTCCGGCGGATCCTCGTGGAAACGGGGCGCCTGGACAGGACGCCCTATGGGGACGCGTACTGGCGGCCCGGGACGCTGACGGGAGCCTGAACCCGCACGGTCCTTGCCGCAAGGGGCCGGAATCTGCCATCATTGCCCTCCGACCCCCTGCGTTCTGGAGGCTGCCATGGCGAAGAAGAAAGGCGAAAAGCGAGAGATCATCCGGCTGGTCTGCACGGAAGACAACAAGCACTACGTGACCACGACCAAGAACAAGCAGAACACGCAGGAAAAGCTGGAGCTGAACAAGTACAACCCAAGCCTCCGCAAGGTCACTCTCCACCGGGAGAAGAAGTAATGCCGAACCCCAAACGCAAGTTTTCGCACCAGCGCACGGCCAAGCGCCGCACCCACTACACCACCGACCTTCCCGAAATCACCTCGACGAAGAACGTCGGCGGCGAACCGACGGCCAAGAACCATTGCGCCTCTCCGGACGGCTATTACAAGGGCCGCCGGTTGCCTGGCTTCAAAGACTAAGACCGGATCTTTCCGCCGGCGATGACGGTCTGGCCACGATAGGCGACCGCGATCTGGCCGGGCGTGACCGCCCTGACAGGTTCATCGAACACAAGGGTCGGCTCAGGTAGCGCGTAGAGCGTGGCCGGCTTCGCGTCCATGTTGTAACGCACCTTGGCCGTGACTTTGATCGGCCCTCCTGGCCCGGACACTCCGCTCCATACGACTTCCTCTAACGGGACCTCGGTCCGGCGAAGCTCGTCGTCCGTCCCGACGGTGACGCGGCGCGAGGCGGCGTCGACCTGGATGACGTAGAGCGGGCTTCCGACGGCTACACCCAGCCCTTTCCGTTGTCCGACCGTGAAGTCGGCGACACCCTCGTGCCGGGCCAAAACCTTGCCTTCTCCGTCCACGACTTCGCCCGGTTCGAACGAGTCCGGCCTCGCCTTTCTGAGGAACTCGCGGTAGCCGCCCGCCTCGCTGACGAAGCAGACTT
This genomic window from Armatimonadota bacterium contains:
- a CDS encoding DUF4239 domain-containing protein — protein: MPFPPALLAVALFVGMLVCVGTGRRFSKNAKNRGDREPDAGLNIVEGSVFTLLGLVLAFTFSLAAGRLDARKDLAVDEANAIGTAVMRLDLLGEPGRTTLRRSFLAYTEARIEFNGALSGRGDLAAVTRRTSALQERIWTDTVAATDSNSRESDRVLLVPALNDVFDAAGARAVAARTHTPWLIVAMLFVLALLSAVLAGRVSEYHGWHPRLGGVVFALLVSFTVYVILDLDDPRNGLIRIDHVDRLLFETRESVKVKLGPQRR
- the rpmG gene encoding 50S ribosomal protein L33 is translated as MAKKKGEKREIIRLVCTEDNKHYVTTTKNKQNTQEKLELNKYNPSLRKVTLHREKK
- a CDS encoding DUF2087 domain-containing protein produces the protein MDVSRCLDKEGRILFWPMKKGKALRGPLLDLLVEEIPRGEKLTEPEVNEAIKAKIATMDHAYFRRILVETGRLDRTPYGDAYWRPGTLTGA
- the rpmF gene encoding 50S ribosomal protein L32 yields the protein MPNPKRKFSHQRTAKRRTHYTTDLPEITSTKNVGGEPTAKNHCASPDGYYKGRRLPGFKD